The genomic stretch GTGAAAGTTCTAAttcctcctcttcttcatcttccAGTTCTTCATCAACAGAAACATCCCATAGATCATTCTCATCAATTATGGAGAGAGTTATCTATTCCAATGTCTCCTTTGGATTCTTCGTATTCATTTCTGTTCTTGTTTCTATTGGACTTGGTTATATCATTGATCATGATACATTGGGTAATATTCTTGTATTTTCACTCTCTGTTATTGTTGGTTATTACTGTATATGGAATGTTACTCCTTCTTTGCATACTCCATTAATGTCTGTAACCAATGCGTTATCTGGGATTATCATTATAGGAGCAATGCTGGAATGTGGCCCAGTCATTTTATTCACTGATTTCCAAGTCTATTCTTTCCTCTTGTTCTTGGCTATGTTACTCAGCTCCATTAACATAATTGGAGGATTTTATGTTACTACCAGAATGTTGTATATGTTCACCGATAACCAAGTTGGATCTTGTACAGGAGAAGAAGCTCAGGGTACAAAGCACACTACAATcatataatatttcaagattATCCAGTTTAACTCTTGAAATTCATTGAGAGTTATTATCTACTGATTTATATGTATtaatccttttttttttcaagatcTTACCATATTAAGTCGATTTACCAATGtatattattcattataGTTATCGGAAATAACATAATCTATCAACCATTTATGCTCCAGTAAAGCTTAAGGCTCGTTTATTACAAAGGTGTTTAGTATTAGAACCCAAGATCTTTCTCaaattaaacaagaaaCAAAAACTAAATGAATACTTTATACAGATATAACAAACAATATCTGGCTTTGAGATGATATCACAATAAACATTGGTTTAGTTTGgtaaaatttcaaatttaaggCTATTTCATTACTAAGATAGAATTAGTTGACGGAAACTTCTATTATTAGTACCACTATCATCCTAGAGATTTTGTTATAATGTGAATAAACGACTACTTTTTTTCCTCGTCTCGTTTAACTCTAGACGCTTTTATTCATCAAAATTAGAACTTTCAATGTTAAACTAACACAAtagaaatttcaattattaagtaataaagaaaatacttAAATTCAGCAAACGAATTCCAAGTTTtacaaagaaaattaatttagtagacagaatattaattcttagTACTAAAGTAATTTAGTAATTGTTGAATGAAAATCTCCAGCGAGCAAAATGAGAAAAGTCATGTCTTAAAGAATAGTGATGTTGCTTCtagaaataaatacttTGTAGACTTGTAATTCTAATAGGCCTTTTAACTGAAGTAATTCAGTGAGCAACTGGCTGTGACTGAGTTGAAACTGGTTGTTGCTGGGATTGTGGCTGAGATTGATTCTGATTCTGGTAGAATCCACGGCCTCTACCTCCACGGCCACGTCCTCTCATTCCTCTACCTCTTCCTCTGCCTCTACCTCTGCGTCTATCACCCTTAACTGGGGCACCATTTGGACCAGAGACATTGACAGCCTTACGACGGCCCTTGTCATCAGTTTCAATTTCATATTCTACTCTCTCATCTTGTGCCAAGGATCTGAATCCTTCAACCTTAATATTCTGCTGGTGCACAAAGATATCCTCAGATCCGTCGTCGGGGGTAATGAATCCGAACCCCTTAGTCGAATCAAACCACTTGCAAACTCCAGATAAAGGCATTTTAACAAGTTTTATAGGTTTCTCTTAAAATCGTTTAAATCCAAAGAATTTACGTTGTCTAATGGGGTCTAAGAGAAGCTACACTAGTGTAAAATGTGAAATATACTTTACCGCGCAAAgtct from Cryptosporidium parvum Iowa II chromosome 8, whole genome shotgun sequence encodes the following:
- a CDS encoding cold shock RNA binding domain of the OB fold, whose product is EKPIKLVKMPLSGVCKWFDSTKGFGFITPDDGSEDIFVHQQNIKVEGFRSLAQDERVEYEIETDDKGRRKAVNVSGPNGAPVKGDRRRGRGRGRGRGMRGRGRGGRGRGFYQNQNQSQPQSQQQPVSTQSQPVAH